From Pyrenophora tritici-repentis strain M4 chromosome 1, whole genome shotgun sequence, the proteins below share one genomic window:
- a CDS encoding WD40 repeat protein — protein sequence MADTAASRPPSTAEQLIRSSSKRTREIFAADFASSAALDHASNGSFSIHPTTPAPSAAADQVGVASRIRNEYEHVRDLPPALAAKMASAASTAAERRKKIKAQNAEEKASDPKMQRMIEGVSEKADKAKDAQSMQLAVRAGGKGAAPNAQGPTPNRNQTSSALVRKDVVRQAKPDWHAPWKVKTVISGHMGWVRSVAMEPGNQWFATGAADRTIKLWDLISGQLKITLTGHISAVRGLAVSPRHPYLFSCGEDKMVKCWDLETNKVIRHYHGHLSGVYSLSLHPTVDVLCTGGRDGVVRVWDMRSRSNIHVLGGHKGTISSIQCQEAEPQVLSGSMDSTIRLWDLVAGKTRTVLTHHKKSVRSLAIHPTEFTFASGSAQSAKQWLCPNGDFMQNFSPVESIINTLSVNEDNIMFAGSDNGEAAFYDWKTGHRFQHTESIAQPGSLQAEAGVMCSTFDKTGLRLITGESDKSIKIWKQDENATEETHPLDWKPTLGRQKY from the exons ATGGCCGATACTGCAGCTTCGCGCCCCCCAAGCACAGCAGAACAGCTTATAAGGTCGTCGTCGAAGCGGACACGAGAGATATTCGCCGCCGATTTTGCCTCTTCTGCGGCGCTAGATCACGCCTCCAATGGTAGCTTCTCGATACATCCAACCACACCAGCACCCTCGGCCGCCGCAGACCAAGTAGGTGTCGCATCGCGTATTCGCAACGAATATGAGCACGTGCGCGATCTACCACCTGCGCTGGCTGCGAAAATGGCGAGTGCAGCATCTACAGCTGCTGAGCGACGTAAGAAGATCAAGGCGCAGAATGCTGAGGAGAAGGCTTCAGATCCCAAGATGCAAAGGATGATTGAGGGCGTCTCAGAAAAGGCGGACAAGGCTAAGGATGCACAGTCTATGCAGCTGGCAGTAAGGGCAGGAGGAAAGGGCGCCGCTCCAAATGCGCAGGGACCTACACCGAATAGGAACCAGACATCCAGCGCGCTGGTTAGGAAGGACGTTGTCAGGCAAGCGAAGCCCGACTGGCATGCGCCCTGGAAGGTCAAGACGGTCATCAGTGGCCACATGGGATGG GTTCGATCAGTGGCCATGGAGCCTGGAAACCAATGGTTCGCTACTGGCGCCGCAGACAGAACCATCAAGCTTTGGGATCTCATCAGTGGCCAGTTGAAGATCACACTCACAGGACATATCTCGGCCGTCCGAGGGCTCGCAGTCAGCCCAAGGCACCCATACCTCTTTTCGTGCGGAGAAGACAAGATGGTCAAGTGCTGGGATCTGGAAACCAACAAAGTAATTCGACATTACCACGGCCATCTCAGCGGTGTCTACTCCTTATCGCTCCACCCAACCGTAGATGTGTTATGCACAGGAGGACGAGACGGTGTAGTCCGCGTATGGGACATGCGATCGCGCAGCAACATCCACGTCCTCGGCGGCCACAAGGGCACCATTTCCTCGATCCAATGCCAAGAAGCCGAACCCCAAGTCCTCTCTGGCAGTATGGACAGCACCATCCGCCTCTGGGACCTCGTCGCTGGAAAGACGCGCACAGTACTAACTCACCACAAGAAATCCGTCCGCTCCCTCGCCATCCACCCCACCGAATTCACCTTTGCCTCTGGCTCCGCACAATCCGCAAAGCAATGGCTCTGCCCCAACGGCGACTTTATGCAAAACTTCTCCCCCGTCGAGAGTATCATCAACACGCTGTCTGTAAACGAGGATAACATCATGTTTGCTGGTAGCGACAATGGCGAAGCTGCCTTCTACGACTGGAAGACTGGGCATCGCTTCCAACACACGGAGAGCATCGCGCAGCCTGGTTCCCTCCAGGCCGAAGCCGGTGTCATGTGCTCGACGTTTGATAAAACCGGTCTTCGTCTTATTACCGGTGAGTCGGATAAGTCGATCAAGATTTGGAAGCAGGATGAGAATGCGACCGAGGAAACGCATCCATTGGACTGGAAACCCACGCTGGGACGCCAGAAGTATTAG
- a CDS encoding Clathrin multi-domain protein — MKQIEGTSLLVTIAEDLSAEPILKVWALDKLEKKTGIPRCQSTLTVHNGRKQFPISAFAALDDLSQLAVGFANGAVTVVRGDLIHDRGARQRTVFESEEPITGIEFREGSITTLYIATTARILTLVISGRGQGQPAKSLDEYGCGVGCMAVDKASRDVVVARNDAIYYYGQHGRGPPYTYEGEKKMISVYKDYVAIVSPPKSNTMPRSNPLRAFGVGAADDVFNTSSFTLLNTELRFVAHQEQLTSQVKAIISEWGDLFVFTIDGKILRYHEKPFAQKLDILYQRNLYVLAINLAQKAGLDSSQQNVILRKFGDYLYSKQDYDTAMQQYLKAIDNTEPSQVIRKFLDTQRIHNLIEYLEELHDHHKATSDHTTLLLNCYAKLKDVDKLEEFIKSPDDLKFDLDTAISMCRQGGYYDQAAFLARKHGEHELVVDVLIEDSKRYAEALAYIWRLEPEVAYFNLMKYATVLLQHIPRDTTQLFIDYYTGTFRPKKDAIVIPNAPSSGGGIGMGLGVASSAVQNLAALLPLPYMNSNALASPPTGEQKDTMSQAQIVETTTDEPAPEYKVPKPRTAFSAFVDHAQEFIVFLEACIASDDLREDDKVDLYTTLFEMYLHTASSKKDGERQDWENKAKKLIEGKDIPIDTSNVLLLSHLSNFRDGAILVREQQGLHFDIFRSYTAANDTQGAIRALRKYGPEEPALYPAALAYFTSSPEILAEAGDELDSVLKKIDDDGLMAPLQVIQTLSTNGVATMGMIKAYLSTTIERERAEIAANRRNIETFRADTESKKIELENLNTKPAVFQNSRCQVCMKTLELPVVHFLCKHSYHQSCLSTDEDVHDAEVECPICSSSNATVKAIRRAQVESAERHDLFQDALKRGRDGFAVISEWFGRGVMGVGSAE, encoded by the exons ATGAAGCAGATTGAAGGCACCTCGCTCCTAGTCACCATAGCAGAAGATCTGTCAGCCGAGCCGATACTAAAAGTATGGGCTCTGGACAAGCTAGAGAAGAAGACGGGCATTCCGCGGTGTCAGAGCACCCTCACAGTTCACAATGGACGCAAGCAGTTCCCCATATCCGCATTTGCCGCCCTCGATGACTTGTCGCAACTCGCTGTCGGATTCGCAAACGGCGCTGTCACCGTCGTACGAGGCGATTTGATCCACGATCGGGGCGCGCGGCAACGGACAGTGTTCGAATCTGAAGAGCCCATCACTGGCATCGAGTTCCGTGAGGGAAGCATTACAACCCTATACATCGCAACCACTGCGCGTATCCTGACACTGGTGATATCTGGAAGGGGACAAGGGCAGCCTGCAAAGTCACTTGACGAATATGGTTGCGGTGTCGGCTGCATGGCCGTAGACAAGGCGTCTCGAGACGTCGTGGTGGCACGGAATGATGCTATATACTACTACGGGCAGCATGGTCGCGGGCCGCCATACACGTACGAGGGCGAGAAGAAGATGATCTCGGTATACAAAGATTACGTCGCCATCGTTTCACCTCCAAAGTCAAATACGATGCCCCGATCCAACCCTCTCCGAGCTTTTGGTGTTGGGGCAGCCGACGATGTCTTCAACACGTCTAGTTTCACCCTTCTTAACACCGAACTGAGGTTTGTTGCGCACCAGGAGCAGTTGACATCGCAAGTGAAAGCCATCATATCCGAATGGGGTGATCTCTTCGTCTTTACAATTGACGGAAAG ATCCTCAGATATCACGAGAAGCCCTTTGCACAGAAATTGGACATACTCTACCAACGTAACCTATACGTCCTGGCCATCAACCTAGCCCAGAAAGCAGGGCTGGATTCTTCGCAACAAAATGTCATTCTCCGTAAATTTGGCGACTACTTGTATTCCAAGCAGGACTACGACACCGCTATGCAACAGTATCTAAAGGCTATTGATAATACGGAGCCATCCCAAGTCATTCGGAAG TTCCTTGATACGCAAAGGATACATAACCTGATAGAGTATCTCGAAGAGCTTCACGATCATCACAAAGCGACATCTGATCACACGACCCTGCTGTTGAACTGCTACGCTAAGCTCAAGGATGTAGATAAGCTTGAAGAATTCATCAAATCACCCGATGACCTCAAGTTCGACCTGGACACTGCTATCTCCATGTGCCGACAGGGAGGCTACTATGACCAGGCAGCCTTCCTAGCTCGAAAACACGGTGAGCATGAATTGGTTGTTGACGTGCTAATCGAGGATTCAAAACGGTATGCGGAGGCCTTGGCATATATATGGCGACTAGAGCCCGAGGTAGCTTACTTCAATCTCATGAAGTATGCTACAGTACTGCTGCAGCACATCCCCAGAGACACTACGCAGCTGTTCATCGATTACTATACTGGAACTTTCCGACCGAAGAAGGATGCTATAGTCATACCTAATGCTCCTTCCTCTGGAGGGGGCATAGGAATGGGTTTAGGCGTTGCATCAAGCGCTGTACAGAATCTTGCCGCATTGCTGCCGCTACCCTATATGAACAGCAACGCACTGGCGTCGCCTCCCACGGGTGAGCAGAAAGACACTATGAGCCAAGCTCAAATCGTCGAGACGACTACAGACGAGCCTGCGCCAGAGTACAAAGTGCCAAAGCCGCGAACTGCCTTCTCGGCATTCGTCGACCATGCTCAAGAATTCATAGTGTTTCTTGAAGCATGTATTGCATCCGATGACCTCCGCGAAGATGACAAGGTTGATCTGTATACCACTCTATTCGAGATGTACTTGCATACTGCGTCCTCGAAGAAAGATGGCGAGCGACAAGACTGGGAAAACAAAGCCAAGAAGCTCATCGAGGGAAAAGACATACCCATAGACACTTCGAACGTCTTATTACTCTCTCATCTTTCCAACTTCCGCGATGGTGCGATCCTCGTACGCGAACAACAGGGACTTCACTTTGACATCTTCCGTTCCTACACCGCCGCAAACGACACCCAAGGCGCCATTCGCGCGCTACGAAAATACGGCCCCGAGGAGCCAGCTCTCTACCCCGCTGCACTCGCCTACTTTACCTCATCGCCTGAAATCTTAGCTGAAGCTGGCGACGAACTGGATTCGGTTCTCAAAAAGATTGACGACGACGGCCTCATGGCTCCTCTTCAAGTAATTCAGACCCTTTCCACCAACGGCGTCGCAACTATGGGCATGATCAAGGCCTATCTCAGTACGACCATCGAACGCGAACGCGCTGAAATTGCAGCAAACCGCCGTAACATTGAGACTTTCCGCGCTGACACGGAAAGCAAGAAGATCGAGCTAGAGAATCTCAACACTAAGCCTGCTGTGTTCCAGAACTCGCGCTGTCAGGTGTGCATGAAGACTCTAGAGTTACCCGTTGTTCACTTTCTGTGCAAGCATAGCTATCATCAGAGTTGTCTCAGTACGGATGAGGATGTGCATGATGCCGAGGTTGAGTGCCCCATTTGCAGCTCGAGTAATGCGACGGTCAAGGCCATTAGGCGCGCGCAGGTGGAAAGCGCGGAGAGACACGATCTCTTCCAGGATGCACTCAAGAGGGGTAGGGATGGTTTCGCGGTCATTAGTGAGTGGTTTGGAAGGGGAGTTATGGGCGTTGGTAGTGCGGAGTAG
- a CDS encoding RNA-binding protein (RRM domain) → MSSNKMEQSLDDILKASKTSRRGRAGRRSGAGRPATAPAPVGGVSKSTKQGKQAKATPTAPAASLSGETKIMVSNLPRDIDQVQLQEYFVSAVGVGRPKKVLLQYDAAGRSVGSATVIFNRHDQATKATAALDGVKIDGRPVRVEILVSASAIPATTRSTSLADRVTQAKKDKPKPATAEKAAAGAARGRGQTRGRGKGRGGRDARPKKKTVEELDAEMADYFPGGETSNAANGVEVAQVTAGGDTAMDDEML, encoded by the exons ATGTCTTCGAACAAGATGGAGCAGAGCCTCGACGACATCCTTAAGGCTTCCAAGACCTCCCGCCGTGGCCGTGCTGGACGCCGCTCTGGTGCTGGACGTCCCGCCACTGCTCCCGCCCCTGTCGGAGGTGTTTCCAAGTCGACCAAGCAAGGCAAGCAGGCCAAGGCTACACCGACCGCGCCCGCAGCCTCTCTCAGCGGTGAGACGAAGATCATGGTATCTAACTTG CCACGGGACATCGATCAAGTCCAACTCCAG GAATACTTTGTTTCAGCCGTCGGCGTGGGCCGACCGAAGAAGGTCCTCTTGCAATATGACGCCGCTGGCCGCAGTGTAGGCAGTGCAACTGTCATCTTCAACAGGCACGACCAAGCTACGAAGGCAACTGCCGCACTGGATGGTGTCAAGATCGACGGTCGCCCTGTTCGTGTCGAGATCCTCGTCAGCGCCAGCGCCATCCCGGCCACAACCCGTTCGACTTCTCTTGCCGACCGTGTTAC CCAAGCGAAAAAGGACAAGCCCAAGCCTGCTACAGCTGAAAAGGCCGCCGCTGGTGCCGCACGCGGCCGTGGTCAAACACGTGGTCGCGGAAAGGGCCGTGGAGGTCGCGACGCTCGTcccaagaagaagacagTCGAGGAGCTCGATGCTGAGATGGCCGACTACTTCCCTGGAGGCGAGACCAGCAATGCTGCCAATGGCGTTGAAGTTGCCCAGGTCACCGCCGGCGGTGACACTGCCATGGACGACGAGATGCTTTGA